The following coding sequences lie in one Steroidobacter denitrificans genomic window:
- a CDS encoding AAA family ATPase — protein MTVPSLAALLIENLRGSVTPFRLGFERGKKLTIIYGENGTGKSTVCDAFDLLGNGNVGSLDTRGLGQTRRYWHSVGKKAADIKVTLETSSGDCIVALGKADVSVSNQALRPKVAVLRRSEILRLIEAKPADRYKEISRFVDVSGVEASEGTLRELIRNKSSEFSTASTRVSENTEQIERLWIEAGSPAPGAITWAAQEVQKDRSHLGQRKSAIDRMIALWDGLAAHPSKIAELATQLSSAEDSLQGAHAELAALTESVASDYLEVLDILKAAQAHFHRHPNPSVCPLCESSEKAAGLVEEVNKRMQSQGLYDKLEAAKKTVGSRETDAQQAKQRWEDAKSDAANAAAALENYCNSGQVPADMEIPAFPVPPDTAQWEAWRSGHQGKRDKWKSISDACVADERYVAALRGALTALQNNEKRAKDLEALIPRLMKTLELVENERRKFTDGILEAISNRVGVLYEAVHLGEGLNKIGLAMDAAKRASLEISTEFCGQQDAPPQAYFSDSHLDTLGLCVFLALAEREVPEEKILVLDDVLGSVDEPHVDRIVEMLYEETSKFRHCLITTHYGPWRHKFRWGWLKSGQCQFLELVRWSFSSGISHSRSIPETERLRQLLGESSPDHQAICAKSGVILEAVLDFLTQLYECSVSRRAGATYTLGDLLPAVDSKLKKALRVEHRQEDPSGTVNYIEKRLEPHLSELARIAQVRNVTGCHFNALSFALLDSDSIAFGKEVLTLIDALVDHDVGWPRNDRSGSYWATTGETRRLHPLKKPS, from the coding sequence ATGACGGTGCCTTCTCTGGCTGCTCTGCTAATTGAGAATCTCCGAGGCTCTGTTACGCCATTCAGGCTGGGATTCGAGAGAGGAAAAAAGCTCACTATCATCTACGGCGAAAACGGCACCGGAAAATCTACCGTATGCGATGCCTTTGATCTGTTGGGAAATGGAAACGTAGGGTCGCTCGATACCAGAGGTCTAGGCCAAACGAGGAGATATTGGCACTCCGTTGGCAAGAAGGCTGCTGATATCAAGGTGACGCTGGAGACGTCCTCGGGTGACTGCATTGTCGCTTTGGGGAAGGCTGATGTCTCCGTAAGCAATCAGGCGCTCCGCCCCAAGGTGGCAGTCCTGAGAAGAAGCGAAATACTAAGGTTGATTGAGGCAAAACCGGCCGATCGCTACAAGGAAATCAGTCGATTCGTGGATGTTTCCGGAGTGGAGGCATCCGAAGGTACATTGCGCGAATTGATTCGCAACAAGAGTTCTGAATTCAGCACGGCATCGACTCGTGTATCCGAGAACACGGAACAGATCGAAAGGCTTTGGATTGAGGCGGGAAGTCCCGCCCCCGGAGCCATCACATGGGCAGCGCAGGAGGTTCAGAAGGATAGGAGTCACCTCGGTCAACGAAAATCAGCTATTGATCGCATGATTGCTCTTTGGGACGGACTTGCTGCGCATCCGTCCAAGATTGCTGAGCTGGCTACCCAGCTCAGTAGTGCAGAAGACTCTTTGCAAGGGGCACATGCAGAACTGGCCGCACTGACAGAATCTGTCGCCAGCGACTACCTGGAAGTGCTGGACATTCTGAAGGCTGCGCAGGCTCATTTTCATAGGCATCCGAACCCTTCGGTCTGTCCTTTGTGCGAAAGCAGCGAGAAAGCGGCCGGCTTGGTCGAGGAAGTGAACAAGCGCATGCAGTCGCAGGGACTGTACGACAAGCTGGAAGCGGCGAAGAAGACCGTAGGAAGCCGGGAAACTGATGCCCAGCAAGCCAAGCAGCGATGGGAGGATGCAAAATCTGACGCCGCCAATGCTGCAGCGGCCCTCGAGAATTACTGTAACAGCGGCCAGGTTCCTGCTGACATGGAGATTCCTGCATTCCCTGTGCCCCCGGACACTGCGCAGTGGGAAGCGTGGAGGTCAGGCCATCAAGGTAAACGGGATAAGTGGAAGAGCATTTCCGACGCTTGCGTGGCCGACGAGAGGTACGTCGCCGCTCTCCGAGGGGCGCTGACGGCACTACAGAACAATGAGAAGCGCGCGAAAGATCTCGAAGCGCTGATTCCTCGTTTGATGAAGACCCTGGAACTGGTCGAGAACGAACGCAGGAAGTTCACGGATGGAATCCTGGAGGCGATATCAAACCGGGTCGGTGTGCTGTATGAGGCAGTGCATCTGGGCGAAGGGCTGAACAAGATCGGCTTGGCAATGGATGCCGCCAAGCGCGCATCACTGGAAATATCAACCGAGTTCTGCGGTCAGCAGGATGCACCGCCCCAAGCCTATTTCAGCGACTCCCACCTTGACACGCTTGGCCTCTGTGTCTTTCTCGCCCTGGCGGAGAGAGAAGTGCCAGAGGAGAAGATTCTGGTACTTGATGATGTGCTCGGGAGCGTCGACGAACCGCACGTTGATCGCATTGTCGAGATGCTCTATGAGGAAACCAGCAAGTTTCGGCACTGCCTGATTACGACCCATTACGGACCGTGGCGGCATAAGTTCAGATGGGGTTGGCTGAAGAGCGGGCAATGCCAGTTCCTCGAACTCGTCCGCTGGTCGTTCAGCTCGGGGATTTCGCATAGCCGCAGCATCCCGGAGACCGAAAGGCTGCGGCAATTGCTTGGCGAGTCATCTCCGGATCACCAAGCGATCTGTGCCAAATCAGGCGTGATTCTGGAAGCTGTTCTGGACTTCCTTACTCAGCTGTATGAATGCAGCGTTTCGAGGCGCGCCGGCGCCACGTATACGCTTGGCGATCTGTTGCCTGCCGTGGACAGCAAGCTGAAGAAGGCGTTGCGCGTTGAGCACCGGCAGGAAGATCCGTCAGGGACGGTAAACTACATTGAAAAGAGGCTTGAACCACACCTAAGCGAACTTGCGCGCATAGCCCAGGTTCGGAATGTCACTGGATGTCATTTCAATGCTTTGTCCTTCGCGCTTCTCGACAGCGACTCGATAGCGTTCGGGAAGGAAGTTCTCACCCTGATCGACGCGCTGGTGGATCACGACGTCGGTTGGCCCCGGAACGATAGGTCCGGAAGCTACTGGGCCACGACCGGGGAGACCCGTCGTCTGCATCCTCTGAAGAAGCCGAGTTGA
- a CDS encoding SNF2-related protein has translation MTANLTPHQAQYFAWLLTRRTASDSVESLASTLVDSQVDLNPHQVDAALFACRNPLSRGVILADEVGLGKTIEAGLVISQRWAERRRRILIIVPANLRKQWHQELQDKFGLQGVILEARSYNAIRKQQQNPFQSSSPVICSYQFAKAKANDIKDIAWDLVVLDEAHRLRNVYKPSNVIAKTLKESLARVHSKVLLTATPLQNSLLELYGLVSIIDDRVFGDIDSFRAQFTNNGREAAFAGLRERLGSVCKRTLRKQVQPYVSYTARKAIVQEFTPSDEEQELSRLVAEYLRRPNLNALPNAQRQLISLILWKLLASSTHAIAGALETMATRLQGVLENTKAVPDLTDELDQDYESLDETADEWGVQDAEVPVPTQGERDAISEEIDELRRFKALATSIRDNAKGKALLIALDRAFAELERLGAAHKAIIFTESRRTQEYLLSLLADTHYGEGIVLFNGTNSDARAQAIYKAWLKTHEGTDRITGSKTADTRAALVEHFKERGKIMIATEAGAEGINLQFCSLVINYDLPWNPQRIEQRIGRCHRYGQKFDVVVVNFVDRSNEADARVYELLDQKFQLFEGVFGASDEVLGAIGSGVDFERRIADIYRNCRSPGEIRASFEQLQLDLSGEINDAMVRTRQVLLENFDEQVQERLRISAEDSKNARNRFERMLMELTRAELGGCATFDDNGFDLLRLPDGMVDGGGGIELGRYELPRRSGEAHLYRVNHPLALWITSQAKDRALDSAKLVFNYDGYGTRISTLEPYRGKTGWLTLKLVSVETLGSQEQHLLVAASTSDGAVLAEEDPEKLLRLPATTQSAGLFSNAADPTLVADVETRKVTLLREINQRNLGYFEQEVQKLDAWADDLKLGLEQEIKEIDREIKEVRRTAAISPTLEEKLAHQKQQRELEGKRSKLRRELFVRQDEVESQRNGLIGQLEVQLQQYVDERTLFTIEWDLK, from the coding sequence GTGACGGCAAACCTCACGCCACACCAAGCCCAATACTTCGCCTGGCTGCTGACCCGGCGGACCGCCAGTGATTCGGTCGAATCCCTGGCATCGACCTTGGTGGATTCCCAGGTGGACCTGAATCCGCATCAGGTCGATGCCGCCCTGTTCGCCTGCCGCAACCCGCTTTCGCGTGGGGTGATTTTGGCCGACGAAGTGGGCTTGGGAAAGACCATCGAGGCGGGCCTGGTCATTTCGCAGCGGTGGGCGGAGCGGCGCCGGCGCATCCTCATCATCGTTCCGGCCAACCTGCGCAAGCAGTGGCACCAGGAGCTACAGGACAAGTTCGGTTTGCAGGGCGTGATTCTGGAAGCCAGGAGCTACAACGCCATCCGCAAGCAGCAGCAGAACCCCTTCCAATCCTCCAGTCCGGTGATCTGTTCCTACCAGTTCGCCAAGGCCAAAGCTAACGACATCAAGGACATTGCGTGGGATCTGGTCGTGCTCGACGAGGCGCACCGCCTGCGCAACGTATACAAGCCCAGCAATGTCATCGCCAAGACCCTCAAGGAATCGCTGGCACGAGTCCATTCTAAGGTGCTGCTGACCGCGACGCCGCTACAAAACTCGCTGCTGGAACTGTATGGCCTGGTCAGCATCATTGATGACCGGGTATTCGGCGACATCGACAGTTTCCGGGCGCAGTTCACCAACAACGGGCGAGAAGCGGCATTTGCCGGCCTGCGCGAGCGCCTTGGGTCGGTATGCAAGCGCACGCTGCGCAAGCAGGTGCAGCCGTATGTTTCCTACACGGCCCGCAAAGCCATCGTCCAGGAGTTCACGCCTTCGGACGAGGAACAGGAGCTTTCCCGGCTTGTCGCCGAGTACTTGCGTCGCCCCAATCTGAACGCGCTGCCCAATGCCCAGCGGCAACTGATCTCGCTGATCCTGTGGAAACTGTTAGCGTCCAGCACCCATGCCATCGCCGGCGCGTTGGAAACGATGGCTACGCGCTTGCAAGGGGTGCTGGAGAATACGAAGGCAGTTCCAGACCTCACTGACGAACTGGACCAGGACTACGAATCGCTCGATGAAACGGCCGACGAATGGGGCGTTCAGGACGCTGAAGTTCCAGTCCCGACCCAGGGCGAGCGGGATGCTATCTCGGAGGAAATCGACGAGCTGCGCCGGTTCAAAGCGCTGGCGACCAGCATTCGGGACAACGCCAAAGGCAAGGCGCTGCTAATTGCCCTGGACCGAGCTTTCGCCGAACTGGAAAGATTGGGCGCCGCGCACAAGGCAATCATCTTCACCGAATCCCGGCGCACCCAGGAATATCTCCTCAGTCTGCTGGCAGATACCCACTACGGCGAGGGCATCGTGCTATTCAATGGCACGAACAGCGATGCGCGTGCCCAGGCCATATACAAGGCGTGGCTCAAAACGCACGAAGGCACCGATCGCATCACTGGCTCCAAAACGGCAGACACCCGCGCCGCGCTGGTCGAGCACTTCAAGGAACGCGGCAAGATCATGATTGCCACCGAAGCAGGGGCTGAAGGCATCAATCTTCAGTTCTGTTCGCTAGTCATCAACTACGACCTGCCGTGGAACCCGCAGCGCATCGAGCAGCGCATTGGCCGTTGCCATCGCTACGGCCAGAAGTTCGATGTGGTAGTGGTGAACTTCGTGGATCGCAGCAACGAGGCCGACGCCCGTGTGTACGAATTGCTGGACCAGAAGTTCCAGCTTTTCGAGGGTGTTTTCGGAGCCAGCGATGAAGTGCTGGGCGCCATCGGCTCTGGCGTGGATTTCGAACGGCGCATTGCCGACATCTACCGGAATTGCCGTAGCCCCGGCGAAATCAGGGCCAGTTTCGAGCAGCTTCAGTTGGATCTTTCCGGCGAAATCAATGACGCAATGGTCAGGACGCGCCAGGTGCTGCTGGAGAACTTCGACGAGCAGGTGCAGGAAAGGCTGCGCATCAGCGCCGAAGACAGCAAGAACGCGCGTAACCGCTTCGAGCGAATGTTGATGGAGCTGACCCGCGCGGAGCTTGGCGGTTGTGCCACGTTCGACGACAATGGCTTCGACCTTCTGCGCCTGCCGGATGGCATGGTGGATGGCGGCGGGGGCATTGAATTGGGGCGCTATGAGTTGCCGCGCCGGTCCGGTGAAGCGCACTTGTACCGCGTCAATCATCCGCTGGCGCTGTGGATAACCAGCCAGGCCAAGGACCGTGCGCTCGACAGCGCCAAGCTAGTATTTAACTACGACGGATATGGCACAAGGATCAGTACGCTGGAGCCGTATCGTGGCAAAACCGGATGGCTTACCTTAAAGCTGGTATCCGTCGAGACGCTGGGCAGTCAGGAGCAGCACCTGCTGGTTGCGGCCAGCACTAGCGATGGTGCTGTGCTTGCGGAGGAAGACCCCGAGAAACTGTTGCGCCTACCGGCTACCACGCAATCGGCAGGCCTGTTCAGCAATGCGGCCGATCCGACGCTGGTGGCCGATGTAGAAACCCGCAAAGTTACGTTGCTGCGGGAGATCAACCAGCGCAACCTCGGCTATTTCGAGCAGGAGGTCCAGAAGCTGGACGCTTGGGCGGACGATCTCAAACTCGGGCTGGAGCAGGAAATCAAGGAGATCGACCGGGAGATCAAGGAAGTTCGCCGCACGGCGGCGATATCGCCAACGCTGGAGGAAAAGCTGGCCCACCAGAAACAGCAGCGCGAACTGGAAGGCAAACGCAGCAAGCTGCGGCGCGAGTTGTTTGTCCGGCAGGATGAGGTCGAGTCACAGCGCAATGGTCTGATCGGTCAGTTGGAAGTGCAGCTTCAGCAATACGTGGACGAACGGACGCTGTTCACTATCGAGTGGGACCTGAAATGA